One window of Flavobacterium dauae genomic DNA carries:
- a CDS encoding c-type cytochrome, with product MKKILFFGILSTITLTSCDKKKDTKEILYPENVAETLSPEEQLIAEGKQLFESNKAACFSCHQIDKKVIGPSVKDIAKIYKEQNGNMFNFLRKKADPIVDPSQYNVMETNFAILKTMSDEEIKSLEAYIMSTIK from the coding sequence ATGAAAAAAATATTATTTTTCGGTATTTTATCAACCATAACACTTACCTCTTGCGATAAAAAAAAAGATACGAAAGAAATTCTTTATCCAGAAAATGTAGCTGAAACATTAAGTCCCGAAGAACAATTGATTGCCGAAGGAAAACAATTGTTTGAAAGTAACAAAGCGGCTTGTTTTTCTTGTCACCAAATAGATAAAAAAGTTATTGGACCAAGTGTAAAAGATATTGCTAAAATTTATAAAGAACAAAACGGTAATATGTTTAATTTTTTACGCAAAAAAGCCGATCCTATTGTAGATCCGTCACAATATAACGTTATGGAAACCAATTTTGCCATTTTGAAAACAATGAGCGACGAAGAAATAAAATCACTGGAAGCTTACATAATGAGTACTATTAAATAA
- a CDS encoding OmpH family outer membrane protein → MRKLRKLFLAAIMIVGFNLSTQAQEVAHINISELIPAMPESKAAQAELTKMQEKFKGEMETMQKDFETKLKKYQAEAATAGDALNETRGKEMEEMQTRFQMFQENARKEMAKKEVALSEPILTKAQQAIHKVARAKGYKYVFDSSLGSGVILADGPDLMADVKKELKLN, encoded by the coding sequence ATGAGAAAATTAAGAAAGTTGTTTTTAGCTGCAATAATGATTGTAGGTTTTAACTTGTCAACACAAGCTCAAGAAGTTGCCCACATCAATATTTCAGAATTAATTCCGGCAATGCCTGAATCTAAGGCTGCACAAGCAGAATTGACTAAAATGCAGGAGAAATTCAAAGGCGAAATGGAGACAATGCAAAAAGACTTTGAAACAAAATTAAAAAAATACCAGGCAGAAGCTGCTACCGCTGGCGACGCCTTAAACGAAACTCGTGGCAAAGAAATGGAAGAAATGCAAACACGCTTCCAGATGTTTCAAGAAAATGCACGAAAAGAAATGGCGAAGAAAGAAGTAGCCTTATCAGAACCTATTTTAACTAAAGCACAACAAGCTATTCACAAAGTAGCACGCGCAAAAGGTTATAAATACGTTTTCGATTCAAGTTTAGGTTCTGGTGTAATTTTAGCTGACGGACCAGATTTAATGGCAGATGTTAAAAAAGAATTGAAATTAAACTAA
- a CDS encoding OmpH family outer membrane protein: MKKIALILLVCLCNLSFAQQKGRIAYIDSDFILSKMPEYEEANKELKKRTAEWEAVIERKRKEIKDLKDQLNVERPLLTQQLIDEKEEDIQIIEKELLEFQQEKFGTEGDYFKQKLNLAKPLQDQISNIVEEIAKRKRYSSVIDKSTSSETALLYVNSADEISDQVLRKLEQTRNKSKLSKKEIEQLEIAERQIEIKERQRSKRDELEDRQRQLEEEKEQLAANQTENAPVAPTETEAEKRKREQLERAEKAKAERERLRQEKLAEIEKRKAEVLKKQEEVRLAKEKAREEALQRQQKRLQEIADRKKKLEEDRQKRLQEIEDRKKNNQ; this comes from the coding sequence ATGAAAAAAATAGCTTTAATTTTACTCGTTTGCTTATGCAATTTAAGTTTTGCCCAACAAAAAGGTCGTATTGCTTATATAGACTCTGACTTTATTTTGAGCAAAATGCCCGAGTACGAAGAAGCTAATAAAGAATTAAAAAAGCGAACAGCAGAATGGGAAGCTGTTATAGAACGCAAAAGAAAAGAAATAAAAGATCTAAAAGATCAGCTAAATGTAGAACGTCCTTTATTGACCCAACAACTGATCGATGAGAAAGAAGAAGACATTCAAATCATTGAAAAAGAATTGTTAGAGTTTCAACAAGAAAAATTTGGTACTGAAGGCGATTATTTCAAACAAAAATTAAATCTTGCAAAACCGCTTCAAGATCAAATATCAAACATTGTTGAAGAAATTGCCAAACGAAAAAGATATTCATCGGTAATTGATAAATCAACAAGTAGCGAAACAGCATTATTGTATGTTAATTCGGCCGATGAGATTTCTGACCAGGTGCTGCGTAAATTAGAGCAAACCCGCAATAAAAGTAAACTTTCTAAAAAAGAAATAGAACAACTTGAAATTGCAGAACGTCAGATAGAAATTAAAGAACGTCAGCGATCAAAACGCGATGAATTAGAAGACCGCCAACGCCAACTTGAAGAAGAAAAAGAACAATTGGCAGCGAACCAAACGGAAAACGCCCCAGTTGCTCCTACTGAAACCGAAGCTGAAAAACGTAAACGCGAACAATTAGAAAGAGCAGAAAAAGCAAAAGCTGAACGCGAACGCTTACGTCAAGAAAAGCTTGCCGAAATAGAAAAACGTAAAGCCGAAGTCTTAAAAAAACAAGAAGAAGTTCGTTTAGCTAAGGAAAAAGCACGAGAAGAAGCATTACAAAGACAGCAGAAACGTTTACAGGAGATAGCAGACCGCAAGAAAAAATTAGAAGAAGACAGACAAAAACGTTTACAAGAAATTGAAGACCGTAAGAAAAATAATCAATAA
- a CDS encoding BamA/OMP85 family outer membrane protein has product MHRKKLKYLFPLLLSFAVANAQDEPVTTQETDNATQENLIPETDPNAPRSYRLGTIKVTGNYHFNELTIFTYAGLQKGQTINFPGEEISDAIKKLWKTGYFSDIKVYESSIEGNILNLEIYLNELPRLEDVQITGVKKSKKEELLKDLQLAVPATQTTAGKKDKKIKITSGKIINDNLIATTKNYLTNKYRKDGFYNTQVTVDKKMHDDNKTADLIINIDKGSKVRISDIDFNGNSQLTTAKLRKAMKKTKQKSPLNPVRIFKPSKFIEKEYKNDLANIIDAYKAKGYRDARILSETAKYNPKKNTIAINIDLEEGKKYYIGDIRFIGNSEFSSKDLRTVLGVQKGEVYNGPFLEKRVKDPTNMDAINIENVYQNAGFLWSQVNLVETATRNDTIDFDIRILEGPVAHFNNVTVSGNDKTHDYIILRELRTLPGQKWSKADLIESIRRLGSMGIFDASALNPDVKNADAETATVDVDYPVVENGQSQVEVQGGYGGGTFIGTLALSFNNFSARNLFNKDAYTPFPMGDAQKMSLRLQAATYFQTYSLSFSEPWFGGRRPISLFGSLSHTRQSSYNYTTGDVDRSQGLNISTVTLGIAKRLLVPDDAFTLSHSLSFQIYDLNNYNSNYFAFSNGSSRNLAYTIELSRDNRGGIMPAIYPQSGALLSVSGKFTFPYSLVNGVNYKDLENQEEYKYKTTKIETHPQTQADIPIGTYLDENGMPVADYRDAKVDQDKLNQKKFNWLEYYKINVKADWYTTIVGKLVLRTQGQFGFLGAYNNDRGVIPFERFYLGGSGMMNYSLDGRENIALRGYEDNKLSPSYVNEYGQTDYIGGTVYNKFSLELRYPIALKGQMSAYVLSFFDAGAAYEGFSNYNPFKLQRSAGAGVRVHMPMFGLLGIDFGYGFDKTPGTNTIGGFQTHFILGQQF; this is encoded by the coding sequence ATGCATCGCAAAAAATTAAAATACCTTTTTCCCTTACTACTAAGCTTTGCTGTGGCAAACGCACAAGACGAACCGGTAACTACCCAAGAAACCGATAATGCCACTCAGGAAAACCTGATTCCCGAAACAGATCCAAATGCTCCGCGCAGTTACCGTTTGGGAACCATCAAGGTAACGGGAAATTATCATTTTAACGAACTGACTATTTTTACCTACGCCGGTTTACAAAAAGGACAAACAATCAACTTTCCGGGTGAAGAAATTTCAGATGCTATTAAAAAATTATGGAAAACCGGTTATTTTAGCGACATCAAGGTCTATGAATCTTCTATTGAAGGTAACATTTTAAACCTTGAAATTTATTTAAACGAATTACCTCGTTTAGAAGATGTGCAGATAACAGGGGTTAAAAAAAGTAAAAAAGAAGAACTTTTAAAAGATTTACAGTTAGCTGTTCCCGCAACCCAAACAACGGCAGGAAAAAAAGACAAAAAAATAAAAATTACCTCAGGTAAAATTATTAACGACAACCTTATTGCAACCACCAAAAACTATCTTACCAATAAATACCGTAAAGATGGTTTTTACAACACACAGGTTACTGTTGATAAAAAGATGCACGATGATAACAAAACGGCCGATTTAATCATCAATATTGATAAAGGCAGCAAAGTGCGTATTTCGGATATTGATTTCAATGGAAATTCACAGCTTACCACAGCCAAATTGCGTAAAGCAATGAAAAAGACTAAACAAAAAAGTCCGTTGAACCCGGTACGCATTTTTAAACCGTCTAAATTCATTGAAAAAGAATATAAGAACGATTTAGCAAACATCATTGACGCATACAAAGCAAAAGGGTATCGCGATGCCCGTATTCTTTCGGAAACGGCAAAATACAATCCCAAGAAAAACACCATAGCCATTAATATTGATTTAGAAGAAGGTAAAAAATATTACATTGGCGACATTCGTTTTATAGGAAATAGTGAGTTCTCAAGTAAAGATTTGCGTACTGTTCTAGGCGTACAAAAAGGCGAAGTTTACAATGGTCCATTTCTTGAAAAACGTGTTAAAGACCCAACAAATATGGACGCAATAAATATTGAAAACGTTTATCAAAACGCGGGGTTTCTTTGGTCGCAGGTTAATTTGGTAGAAACAGCCACACGTAACGACACCATTGATTTTGACATTCGTATCCTGGAAGGTCCGGTAGCACATTTTAACAACGTTACCGTTTCTGGAAACGACAAAACTCACGATTACATTATTTTACGTGAATTGCGTACTTTACCGGGACAAAAATGGTCTAAAGCCGATTTAATTGAATCTATTCGTCGATTGGGTAGTATGGGTATTTTTGATGCGTCGGCTTTAAATCCCGATGTTAAAAACGCCGATGCAGAAACAGCTACGGTAGATGTTGATTATCCGGTGGTAGAAAACGGTCAGTCTCAAGTTGAAGTACAGGGTGGTTACGGTGGCGGTACGTTCATAGGTACGTTGGCACTGTCTTTCAACAACTTTTCGGCCCGAAATTTATTCAATAAAGATGCTTACACACCATTTCCAATGGGTGATGCTCAAAAAATGTCATTGCGTTTACAGGCTGCAACTTATTTTCAAACCTATAGTTTAAGTTTTTCTGAACCGTGGTTTGGTGGTCGCCGCCCTATTTCATTATTTGGTTCATTATCACACACAAGACAAAGTTCTTACAATTACACAACAGGTGATGTGGACAGAAGCCAGGGTTTAAACATTTCAACAGTTACTTTAGGTATTGCGAAGCGTTTATTGGTTCCTGATGACGCCTTTACTTTATCGCACTCGTTAAGTTTCCAGATTTATGATCTGAATAATTACAATTCTAATTATTTTGCGTTCAGCAATGGTTCTTCACGCAACCTTGCTTATACCATTGAATTATCACGTGATAACCGTGGCGGTATTATGCCTGCCATTTATCCACAATCGGGAGCTTTATTAAGTGTGTCGGGTAAATTTACATTCCCTTACTCTTTGGTAAACGGCGTAAATTACAAAGATTTAGAAAATCAAGAAGAATACAAATACAAAACAACAAAAATTGAAACCCATCCTCAAACGCAAGCAGACATTCCAATCGGAACCTATTTAGATGAAAACGGAATGCCGGTTGCCGACTACCGCGATGCAAAAGTAGATCAGGATAAATTAAACCAGAAAAAATTCAATTGGTTAGAATATTATAAAATTAATGTCAAAGCAGATTGGTACACCACAATTGTTGGTAAATTAGTATTAAGAACGCAAGGACAGTTTGGTTTTTTAGGTGCTTATAACAACGACCGCGGTGTTATTCCTTTTGAACGTTTTTATTTAGGTGGTAGCGGAATGATGAATTACAGCTTAGACGGGCGTGAAAACATTGCTCTGCGAGGATATGAAGATAATAAATTGTCTCCAAGTTATGTAAATGAATATGGTCAAACAGATTATATTGGTGGTACCGTGTACAATAAATTCTCATTAGAATTACGTTATCCTATTGCATTAAAAGGACAAATGAGTGCGTATGTATTATCATTCTTCGATGCAGGTGCTGCTTACGAAGGTTTTTCAAACTACAATCCGTTTAAACTGCAACGTTCGGCAGGTGCCGGTGTACGTGTTCATATGCCAATGTTTGGTTTATTGGGAATTGATTTTGGATATGGTTTTGACAAAACCCCGGGTACAAACACCATAGGAGGTTTCCAAACGCACTTTATATTAGGTCAGCAATTTTAA
- a CDS encoding isoprenyl transferase, producing MKKENTINSEKLPQHLAIIMDGNGRWAKQKGFLRTIGHENGATAVKRTVEQCARLGIPFLTLYAFSTENWNRPKFEVDMLMKLLVKALKKEVKTLQENNIKLNAIGNLDLLPATVRKELTEVLEKTKNNTRLTLSLALSYGSRNELIEATKEICNKVKNNIISVDAIDESVINKHLYTHNLPDVDLLIRTSGEQRISNFLLWQIAYAELYFCDVLWPDFSNEHLLEALKIYQNRERRYGKTSEQINK from the coding sequence ATGAAAAAAGAAAACACTATAAATTCCGAAAAATTGCCGCAGCATTTAGCGATCATTATGGATGGAAACGGCAGATGGGCAAAACAAAAAGGCTTTTTAAGAACCATTGGTCACGAAAACGGAGCAACAGCCGTAAAACGTACCGTAGAACAGTGTGCCCGTTTAGGAATCCCCTTTTTAACGCTATACGCTTTTTCGACCGAAAACTGGAACCGTCCAAAATTTGAAGTCGATATGCTGATGAAATTACTGGTAAAAGCGTTAAAAAAAGAAGTTAAAACGTTGCAAGAAAACAACATAAAACTAAACGCAATTGGCAATTTAGACCTTTTACCCGCTACAGTTCGCAAAGAATTAACAGAAGTTTTAGAAAAAACAAAAAACAACACCCGTTTAACACTTTCGCTTGCATTAAGCTATGGATCTAGAAATGAACTTATTGAAGCCACAAAAGAAATCTGCAACAAAGTTAAAAATAATATAATTTCGGTAGATGCTATTGACGAATCAGTTATTAATAAGCATCTTTACACCCATAATTTACCCGACGTGGATTTGCTGATAAGAACAAGCGGCGAACAACGCATTAGTAACTTTTTGCTATGGCAGATTGCCTATGCAGAATTGTATTTTTGCGATGTTTTATGGCCCGATTTTTCTAACGAGCATCTTTTAGAAGCTTTAAAAATTTATCAGAACCGAGAACGCCGATACGGTAAAACAAGTGAACAAATCAATAAATAA
- a CDS encoding DUF6089 family protein has protein sequence MKRKLLTILTILGTYVAQSQIHELGLTVGASNYIGDIGSTKYINPTDMAYGFQYRWNKSPRHSWRINYTYMPISANDADSDMPLRQARNLSTKNKLNELMLGVEFNFFEFDLHNDWFAFTPYVHTGIAGISYKESYFNQYDKQIEKDTKYTFAIPVTLGVKALINKKLVISAEVGARYALTDNLDGNNPANPSTTIQAFGNTNTKDWYVFSGINISYTFGKNPCYCAPR, from the coding sequence ATGAAAAGAAAACTTTTAACCATATTAACTATTTTAGGCACATACGTTGCCCAAAGCCAGATACACGAGCTTGGGTTAACCGTTGGTGCTTCAAATTACATTGGCGATATAGGCTCTACAAAATATATCAATCCTACAGATATGGCGTATGGTTTTCAGTACCGCTGGAACAAAAGTCCAAGGCATTCGTGGCGGATAAATTACACCTATATGCCTATTTCGGCTAATGATGCAGATTCTGATATGCCGTTAAGACAAGCTCGAAATTTAAGCACAAAAAACAAACTGAATGAATTGATGCTTGGTGTAGAATTTAATTTTTTTGAATTTGACCTGCACAACGACTGGTTTGCTTTTACACCTTACGTACACACCGGAATTGCAGGAATATCTTATAAAGAATCGTACTTTAACCAATACGATAAACAAATAGAAAAAGATACCAAATACACCTTTGCCATACCTGTAACTTTAGGTGTAAAAGCATTGATAAACAAAAAATTGGTTATTAGTGCCGAAGTTGGTGCCCGATATGCGTTAACAGATAATTTAGACGGCAACAATCCGGCAAACCCATCAACAACCATTCAGGCATTTGGTAATACCAATACCAAAGACTGGTATGTTTTTTCAGGCATAAATATCTCATACACCTTTGGTAAAAACCCTTGTTATTGCGCTCCAAGATAA
- a CDS encoding NAD kinase, with protein sequence MKFAIYAQNYKANYKEIVEKLVRAVKAHNATVIFEKEFYQLLVENNVLHFEYETFSSHSDIDDDTNFFVSIGGDGTLLRAANFVKSKNIPVVGVNAGRLGFLANVQQESIGFLIPLLFSNQYTLSRRTLLQLNQPDEATSKFNVNFALNEITVARKNSTAMITVETYINNEYLATYWADGIIISTPTGSTGYNLSCGGPIITPDSNCFVITPIAPHNLTTRPLIINDRSKIKMKVSSREEQFLLSLDSETAAISNDSVIEISLASHTVNLVEFPSVTFLRTLRSKLLWGEDKRN encoded by the coding sequence ATGAAGTTTGCCATTTACGCACAAAATTACAAAGCCAACTACAAAGAAATTGTAGAAAAATTAGTGCGTGCCGTTAAAGCACATAACGCTACCGTGATTTTTGAAAAAGAATTTTATCAGCTTTTAGTAGAAAATAACGTACTTCATTTTGAATACGAAACGTTTTCATCGCACAGCGATATTGATGACGACACTAATTTTTTTGTAAGTATTGGTGGCGACGGAACCTTGTTGCGGGCCGCCAATTTTGTAAAAAGCAAAAATATTCCCGTGGTAGGTGTAAACGCAGGCAGATTGGGTTTTTTAGCAAATGTACAGCAAGAATCGATAGGTTTTTTAATTCCGTTGTTGTTTTCAAATCAATACACTTTATCACGCCGTACGTTATTGCAGCTTAATCAACCAGACGAAGCTACATCAAAGTTTAATGTAAATTTTGCCTTAAACGAAATAACTGTTGCCCGGAAAAACTCCACCGCAATGATTACCGTTGAAACGTATATTAATAACGAATATTTGGCAACTTACTGGGCAGACGGAATTATTATATCGACACCAACAGGCAGTACCGGATACAATTTAAGTTGTGGTGGCCCTATTATAACCCCCGACAGCAATTGTTTTGTAATTACCCCTATTGCTCCACACAATTTAACAACCCGACCGTTGATTATTAACGACCGCAGTAAAATAAAAATGAAAGTCAGCAGTCGTGAAGAACAGTTTTTATTGTCGTTAGATTCTGAAACGGCAGCCATCAGCAACGATTCGGTCATAGAAATATCGTTGGCAAGCCACACCGTTAATCTGGTAGAATTTCCATCGGTAACCTTTTTACGGACTTTACGCAGCAAATTGTTGTGGGGAGAAGATAAAAGAAATTAA
- a CDS encoding CBS domain-containing protein codes for MNFTVMKATQHLIKTKPKPFAFNTKFDDIVTFIENTKYSHFPVVEDGIYQGSIASVDIIPSKTKTVDDYRYALLPYFVRKDAEWFEILEKFAQFDCNLLAVLNEQNKYVGFYSAEDIFPLLNHTPFMKDAGLAIVIQKHYLDYSISEIAQIVETNNCKLLGIFVSSTENDMAQITIKASAGNINEIIQTFRRFGYEIVSEHNQDSYLNELKERSAYLDKFLNI; via the coding sequence ATGAATTTTACCGTTATGAAAGCAACACAACACTTAATCAAAACAAAACCAAAGCCCTTTGCATTCAATACTAAATTTGATGACATTGTTACATTTATAGAAAACACTAAATACAGTCATTTTCCGGTGGTTGAAGACGGTATTTACCAAGGTTCTATTGCTTCGGTAGATATTATTCCTTCTAAAACCAAAACCGTGGACGATTATCGCTATGCGTTGTTACCTTATTTTGTGAGGAAAGATGCCGAATGGTTTGAAATACTGGAAAAATTCGCCCAGTTTGACTGCAACCTGTTAGCTGTTTTAAACGAACAAAACAAATATGTTGGGTTTTACAGTGCAGAAGATATTTTCCCGCTTTTAAACCACACGCCTTTTATGAAAGATGCCGGTTTGGCTATAGTGATACAAAAGCATTATCTTGATTACAGCATCAGCGAAATTGCTCAAATTGTTGAAACAAACAACTGTAAACTGCTGGGTATTTTTGTTTCATCGACAGAAAATGATATGGCACAAATTACCATAAAAGCATCGGCAGGAAACATTAATGAAATAATTCAGACATTTCGTCGTTTTGGTTATGAAATCGTTTCTGAACACAATCAGGATTCTTATTTGAACGAACTAAAAGAACGTTCGGCTTATTTAGATAAATTTTTAAACATTTAG
- a CDS encoding pyridoxine 5'-phosphate synthase — translation MTKLSVNINKIATLRNARGGNVPNLLKVAADVQRFGAQGVTIHPRPDERHIRYQDARDLTDVVYTEYNIEGNPMDDFMNLVLECKPTQVTLVPDAVDAITSNAGWDTVKHQAYLKEIITEFQRNNIRTSIFVDPVLEMIEGAKATGADRIELYTEAFAHQYGLGNHKAIEPYTKAAELANNLDLGINAGHDLSLDNIEFFKQNIPGLLEVSIGHALISEAIYLGLENVVCLYNQKLRD, via the coding sequence ATGACAAAATTATCTGTAAATATCAATAAAATTGCCACTTTACGTAATGCACGCGGTGGCAATGTACCTAATTTGTTAAAAGTTGCAGCCGATGTACAACGCTTTGGTGCACAAGGGGTAACGATACATCCGCGGCCGGATGAGCGTCATATCCGTTATCAGGATGCACGTGATTTAACAGATGTTGTTTATACCGAATATAATATTGAAGGAAACCCGATGGATGATTTTATGAATCTGGTGTTAGAATGCAAGCCTACACAGGTAACTTTGGTGCCCGATGCTGTAGATGCCATTACATCGAACGCTGGTTGGGATACGGTAAAGCATCAGGCATATTTAAAAGAAATTATTACAGAATTTCAACGCAACAATATCCGTACGTCTATTTTTGTTGATCCGGTTTTAGAAATGATTGAAGGAGCAAAAGCTACCGGAGCCGACCGTATTGAATTATATACCGAAGCATTTGCACACCAATATGGTTTGGGAAATCACAAAGCTATTGAGCCTTACACAAAAGCCGCCGAATTAGCCAATAATTTAGATTTGGGGATTAATGCCGGACACGATTTAAGTTTGGATAATATCGAGTTTTTTAAACAGAATATTCCCGGTTTATTAGAAGTATCAATAGGGCATGCTTTAATTTCCGAAGCTATTTATTTAGGATTAGAAAACGTGGTGTGCTTGTACAACCAAAAGTTGAGAGATTAA
- a CDS encoding alpha/beta fold hydrolase → MSTEQDILYAKIEGSGKPLLILHGFLGMSDNWKTLGNQYAENGFAAHLLDLRNHGRSFHSNVFNYNVMANDVVAYCKANNLNKIDIIGHSMGGKVAMNLAVHYPELINKLIVADMSPKYYAPHHQDVMAALNAVDFSGNPSRNDVQHVIEQHVKEPGVVQFLMKNVYRVTPQQLGFRFNLDVFNSNDQAIGEALKEDDVFNGPTLFLKGSNSNYIQEDDQFLIKKHFPNAVIDTISNSGHWVHADNPGEFFEKSMVFLK, encoded by the coding sequence ATGAGTACAGAACAAGATATTTTATACGCCAAAATAGAAGGATCAGGAAAACCACTGCTTATTTTACACGGTTTTTTAGGAATGAGCGATAACTGGAAAACCTTGGGAAACCAATATGCCGAAAACGGTTTTGCAGCGCATTTATTGGATTTACGTAACCACGGACGTAGTTTTCATTCAAATGTTTTTAATTATAATGTAATGGCAAATGATGTAGTGGCGTACTGCAAAGCCAATAACCTAAATAAAATTGACATCATTGGTCATTCTATGGGCGGAAAAGTAGCAATGAATCTGGCGGTTCATTATCCTGAGCTGATCAATAAATTAATTGTTGCCGATATGTCGCCTAAATATTATGCTCCGCATCATCAGGATGTAATGGCAGCTTTGAATGCTGTTGATTTCTCCGGCAATCCGTCACGCAATGATGTGCAGCATGTTATAGAGCAACACGTAAAAGAGCCGGGCGTTGTACAGTTTTTAATGAAGAATGTATATCGAGTAACGCCGCAACAATTAGGTTTTCGTTTTAATTTAGACGTTTTTAACAGCAACGACCAAGCAATTGGCGAAGCACTAAAAGAAGATGACGTTTTTAACGGCCCAACTTTATTCTTAAAAGGAAGCAATTCCAATTATATTCAAGAAGATGATCAGTTTTTAATCAAAAAACATTTTCCAAATGCTGTAATTGACACAATTTCTAACTCTGGTCATTGGGTACATGCAGACAATCCGGGGGAATTCTTTGAGAAATCAATGGTTTTTTTAAAATAG
- a CDS encoding OmpP1/FadL family transporter: MKKILSVTLLSLIAANTFAGGYRISLQGNRQLAMGHTGVGIIGQNAESLFFNPASGTFLKSKWSFSAGATALFSNVKFQNSIYNWSNSSENMGTPFYFYGNYQVTDRFSAGLAVYTPYGSSVEWQQDWAGSHLVNNIDLQAIFIQPTVSYKITDNISVGAGLIYVNGGVTFNRNLSRSMVDDNGNRSDVTIDASGVSAWGYNVGVTARLDEYVTLGVNYRSQIDMKVKGGDAKFHDMPDFLNYANGKFDATMPLPAELTIGLSYQINKKWLAAFDYNYTFWKAYDNLVIEFDNPAIGTSVNPRSYKNSGTLRGGLQFAPSEKFSARIGGYYDISPVKDGYFAPETPRNDAIAGTAGFSYKITPKLDIDFSATALHFKQTKNSYDHYQEDGSYLSFGGDYRSAAYSLGLGLSYNF, encoded by the coding sequence ATGAAAAAAATTTTATCTGTTACCTTATTATCATTAATAGCAGCCAACACATTTGCCGGCGGTTACCGCATTAGTTTGCAAGGAAACCGTCAATTGGCAATGGGACACACAGGGGTTGGTATTATTGGTCAAAACGCAGAAAGTTTATTTTTTAATCCGGCAAGCGGTACGTTTTTAAAAAGTAAATGGAGTTTTTCAGCAGGTGCTACTGCGTTGTTTTCAAATGTAAAATTTCAAAATTCAATTTATAACTGGTCCAACTCGTCCGAAAATATGGGAACACCGTTTTATTTCTACGGAAATTATCAGGTTACCGATAGATTTTCTGCAGGATTAGCCGTTTATACGCCTTACGGAAGTTCGGTAGAATGGCAGCAAGATTGGGCAGGTTCACATTTGGTAAACAACATAGATTTGCAGGCAATATTTATCCAACCAACGGTTTCTTACAAAATTACAGATAATATTAGTGTTGGTGCAGGGTTGATTTATGTAAACGGCGGAGTAACTTTTAACAGAAACCTGTCGCGAAGTATGGTTGACGATAACGGAAACCGTTCTGATGTTACCATTGATGCAAGTGGTGTAAGTGCTTGGGGATATAATGTGGGGGTAACAGCAAGGTTAGACGAATATGTAACCTTAGGTGTAAATTACCGTTCGCAGATTGATATGAAGGTAAAAGGAGGCGATGCCAAATTTCACGATATGCCGGATTTCTTGAACTACGCAAATGGGAAATTTGATGCCACTATGCCGTTACCGGCAGAACTAACCATTGGATTATCTTATCAAATTAATAAAAAATGGTTGGCAGCATTTGATTACAACTATACGTTTTGGAAAGCCTATGATAATTTAGTGATTGAATTTGATAACCCGGCTATTGGAACATCGGTAAATCCAAGAAGCTATAAAAATAGCGGAACTTTGCGTGGTGGATTGCAATTTGCTCCTTCCGAAAAATTCTCGGCACGTATAGGTGGTTATTATGATATTTCACCGGTTAAAGATGGATACTTTGCACCAGAAACGCCGCGTAACGATGCTATTGCAGGAACAGCAGGATTTTCTTACAAAATCACACCAAAATTAGACATTGATTTTTCTGCAACGGCACTTCACTTTAAACAAACCAAAAACTCTTATGACCATTATCAAGAAGATGGAAGTTATTTGTCATTTGGAGGAGATTATCGTTCAGCGGCATATTCTTTAGGTTTAGGTTTATCATACAATTTTTAA